A part of Cotesia glomerata isolate CgM1 linkage group LG4, MPM_Cglom_v2.3, whole genome shotgun sequence genomic DNA contains:
- the LOC123262712 gene encoding serine/arginine repetitive matrix protein 2-like isoform X5: protein MENTSETVENNGDISFGEARCNKCEKYKIDFLCLKSKIFKSKELIEKYKILKENLYRAKECTKEKEKLLESERSANKAFRLKMNSEKLAINTVTKEKSQLIKQIEELDTKLQAQTKYNEQLSSKIEELENEYKEKLMDKDLKLSGLKLDNQELKKKLQAYQKKDPKLAKKMELLEKQKKLKKSQPFNSTRHTGLVDLSALDNVSEEPGNSPEHEVDIPLEQEVDISLEDISTRDQGTDTCDLSFEVVPAPRKRGSKKIMRNMECQVGPKLQDQSTITENVSRRQELYPLYCKECHKSLGPKPIDEILNTMTSLSPKLDAIEPPEAPRRSLPFILPSTSTYNDDVTQNAVEIARFASRQDGGQVSQNGGEKIEKRLGRIEKQLKGLQKGQAPCCGHTGGGDLQVNLLTTLLEKVLRKSPVKRKRKELKGRVAKKKVKRNSRVHEKSSRSRKKKRSRMSRSSSRSSSDSLSSENSSSSESSRISSSLRSSSMSRSLSRSSRKSCSRNRKGSSSRNLSRVGSRNRNSPSPKNNKRSLDSRSRNLERSIGSNFKNLSRSSSRNCNGPSPSSKNNKRSRSKNREPSVGYNSKNPSRSSSRNCHSPSPSSKNNKRSNSSSSQNRNQSRNRERFKSLSKELTPRSSSKDSILSRVRKPRRRLISDDELEPFQEPTNSESDISVPKFKNPVSAVKNRPNPEMFSPDLISKTINNTLEVPEPKRKGTKGPKTTAQVQTQLLKKLRKLKTNKPATTPCSGSLTPTEVCEVTKRKRIAHVPKEQGEVTQPVKKRKTRSMAAKKSDCSGEIPKDVMEPENGTENKETKVLESSSPKAILLKEVPAVKRRGRPPKNKEDGVVKKKYTRKTVPGKKAVLESSEASDNVPESLKEVPSENESSLEAENSRKKVLEGLEPEAAEGSEVLESSKTDVENSDVSTVLEKFEVLDKPQAMETSDTPVVENSKESLKVLESSSDQTSKVVESLNSETPDLLEKSIPERSSALSLEALESSDEENSVIERSNVKTSDIKETPELLESSTVKSSEGSKLADIGLPLLDSLIDETLEHEHSVNSPEVMDSLNTESPASPDPEGSIEANLTNILTETSAEPNNLELEPKESNVENILKSPESPDPTSDELILDTATSSESPEISLGIDIAMNIEISEEDTAVRSELKDMVVESSSEASDIEMDVETTLEPASPEPETEVPEIITDTSENATISVPKILEPIKLVTVPRMLPKTIEKPCKSNKPIALGRKSSNAKMPEVIVTKPDSEVLESQNSSMNTRTLRSRTVSISPSRVLPKIRRISPTKNLPEVPLISPGTLENDSKPLESRIFVPGSSVPGTATLENSVPGSVTLENSVPGTSVPRTMEPPLTTEILLKNSDSHSENSNVPNEHQRQRSIQNLLDFYLLTRTTPVIIQNSGLHRNVAIMLSDSATKKIITEFQRFLDSEWTCELNNSLIANLRNLEPVSIASALVEVLKERAELHEPLSYEHTPPAPPMTVSQHKFIGFLAKFEIERPGTMEHVMVIIAQSLFKIKTNKDDDEIDVEALQALSRFFILITKIKKDRERARIFLCDALYALQKKTFYILHIFMTCWAEVIPRYDESTMSFLPKRENLTQNGGQGTQNGGSEQDGGQVNQTPSFYSEISETLPLKTVGSPNGGQGSQNGGRGQDGGLGTQNGDPTSQNGGQGTQNGRGRQNDVIETRKKYLVISIATVIKNHRDHSKNDNISQKIINVKRLLKTLYNYPDEFISTKVIENLLEALKVKRDNSCLIAAIVLLAKREGSNWTSQHVVPKLVKMVDTGGARNNAYDILTLLGYILRPFPLNDESKQVENVINRLCQILDAKTDPVEFQEGAAMALMSLARNNFAKSAPTLLRWRPSRPITGELKTKLQHWFESRTPQYWNQFLKNNDLTVGKGSKLK, encoded by the exons atggaaaacaCATCGGAAACAGTTGAGAATAATGGAGACATTAGTTTTGGA GAAGCGAGGTGTAACAagtgtgaaaaatataaaattgacttTTTGTGTCTCAagtcaaaaatattcaaatcaaa agaactaatagaaaaatacaaaatccTGAAAGAAAACCTTTACAGAGCAAAAGAATGcacaaaagaaaaagaaaaactcCTCGAAAGCGAACGAAGCGCAAATAAAGCGTTCCGCCTGAAGATGAACTCAGAAAAGCTGGCAATAAACACagtaacaaaagaaaaatctCAGTTGATAAAACAGATCGAGGAACTAGACACGAAGCTCCAGGCCCAAACAAAGTATAACGAGCAGCTGAGTTCAAAAATCGAGGAGCTGGAGAACGAgtacaaagaaaaattaatggaCAAAGACCTGAAACTTTCAGGACTTAAATTAGACAACCAAGAGCTGAAGAAAAAGCTTCAGGCGTACCAGAAAAAAGACCCGAAGTTAGCGAAGAAAATGGAGCTATTAGAGAAGCAGAAGAAGCTAAAAAAGTCCCAGCCGTTTAACTCGACCCGGCACACGGGCTTGGTCGACCTCTCTGCCCTGGATAACGTCTCCGAGGAACCTGGAAACTCCCCGGAACACGAGGTCGACATTCCCCTGGAGCAAGAGGTTGATATTTCCCTGGAAGACATTTCAACAAGGGACCAAGGAACCGACACCTGCGACCTCTCCTTTGAGGTAGTTCCTGCCCCCAGAAAACGCGGTTCCAAGAAGATCATGCGGAACATGGAGTGCCAGGTCGGTCCCAAGCTCCAGGATCAGTCTACCATAACCGAGAACGTGAGTCGTCGTCAGGAATTGTATCCTCTGTACTGCAAAGAGTGTCACAAATCCCTTGGCCCGAAGCCGATCGACGAAATCTTGAACACCATGACCTCCCTTTCGCCTAAACTTGACGCTATAGAGCCTCCAGAAGCCCCCAGAAGGTCCTTACCATTTATTTTACCCTCCACGAGCACCTACAATGACGATGTAACCCAAAACGCGGTCGAAATAGCGCGATTTGCTTCTCGACAAGATGGCGGACAGGTGTCACAAAATGGCGGAGAGAAAATTGAAAAGAGACTGGGAAGGATTGAAAAACAGCTCAAAGGGTTACAGAAGGGACAGGCTCCGTGTTGTGGACACACTGGTGGAGGGGATTTGCAGGTTAACTTGCTGACGACGCTCCTGGAGAAAGTTTTGAGGAAGAGTCCGGTTAAGAGGAAACGGAAGGAACTGAAGGGAAGAGTTGCTAAGAAAAAAGTCAAGAGGAATTCTCGAGTTCATGAGAAGAGTTCTAGGTCTAGGAAGAAGAAACGTTCGAGAATGTCTAGGAGTTCGTCTAGAAGTTCGTCTGATAGTTTAAGTTCTGAGAACTCGAGTTCTTCTGAAAGTTCTAGAATTTCGAGTTCCTTGAGAAGTTCTTCAATGTCTAGGAGTTTGTCTAGAAGCTCTAGAAAGTCATGTTCCAGGAACCGTAAGGGTTCCAGTTCTAGGAACCTTTCTCGTGTTGGTTCTAGGAACCGTAATAGTCCAAGTCCCAAGAACAACAAACGTTCTTTAGATTCTAGATCTAGGAACCTTGAACGTTCCATAGGTTCCAATTTCAAGAATCTTTCTCGTTCAAGTTCCAGGAACTGTAATGGTCCTAGTCCAAGTTCCAAAAACAACAAACGTTCCAGATCTAAGAACCGTGAGCCCTCCGTAGGTTACAATTCCAAGAATCCTTCTCGTTCAAGTTCCAGGAACTGTCATAGTCCTAGTCCAAGTTCTAAGAACAACAAGCGGTCTAACAGTTCCAGTTCCCAGAATCGCAATCAGTCCAGGAACCGTGAGCGTTTCAAGAGTCTTAGTAAGGAACTAACTCCCAGAAGTTCTTCAAAGGATTCTATTTTGAGCCGCGTTCGTAAACCTAGAAGAAGATTAATATCAGACGACGAACTGGAACCGTTCCAAGAACCAACGAACAGCGAGAGTGATATCAGCGTTCCAAAGTTCAAGAACCCTGTGTCTGCAGTTAAGAACCGACCCAATCCTGAAATGTTTAGTCCAGATTTGATATctaaaactataaataacaCTCTAGAAGTTCCGGAACCTAAACGCAAGGGAACCAAGGGTCCGAAGACTACTGCGCAAGTGCAGACGCAGTTACTCAAGAAGTTGAGGAAATTGAAGACCAATAAACCGGCGACGACTCCCTGTTCCGGTTCCTTGACGCCCACGGAAGTTTGCGAAGTTACGAAGCGCAAAAGAATTGCCCATGTTCCAAAGGAACAGGGAGAGGTTACGCAGCCGGTTAAAAAGAGAAAGACTAGATCGATGGCTGctaagaaaagtgattgttccGGTGAAATACCGAAGGATGTTATGGAACCTGAGAACGGAACCGAGAACAAAGAAACTAAGGTTCTAGAAAGTTCTTCACCGAAGGCTATTTTGTTGAAAGAAGTTCCGGCTGTCAAGAGGCGTGGTAGACCTCCGAAAAATAAGGAGGATGGGGTGGTCAAGAAAAAGTATACTAGAAAAACAGTTCCGGGGAAAAAAGCGGTTCTAGAAAGTTCCGAGGCTTCAGATAATGTTCCAGAAAGTTTAAAAGAAGTTCCAAGTGAAAATGAAAGTAGTTTAGAAGCTGAGAACAGTAGAAAAAAAGTTCTGGAGGGTTTGGAACCTGAAGCAGCTGAGGGTTCGGAAGTTCTGGAAAGTTCCAAGACAGATGTGGAAAATTCTGATGTTAGTACAGTTCTGGAAAAATTTGAGGTTCTAGACAAACCACAAGCTATGGAAACTTCTGATACTCCAGTTGTAGAAAATTCTAAGGAGAGTTTAAAAGTTTTAGAAAGTTCGAGTGATCAAACTTCAAAAGTTGTGGAAAGTTTGAATTCTGAGACTCCGGACCTTCTAGAAAAATCAATTCCAGAACGTTCAAGTGCCCTGTCTTTGGAAGCTCTAGAAAGTTCTGATGAAGAAAATTCAGTTATAGAACGTTCAAATGTTAAGACTTCAGACATCAAAGAGACTCCAGAACTTCTAGAAAGTTCAACTGTCAAATCTTCTGAAGGTAGTAAACTCGCTGACATAGGACTTCCACTTCTAGACAGTTTAATCGACGAGACTCTAGAACATGAACATTCCGTCAACAGTCCAGAAGTTATGGATAGTTTAAACACCGAGTCTCCAGCAAGTCCAGATCCAGAAGGTTCCATTGAAGCGAATCTGACAAATATATTAACTGAAACTTCAGCAGAACCCAATAATCTAGAACTGGAACCAAAAGAATCAAATGTAGAGAACATTCTAAAATCTCCTGAATCTCCAGATCCTACATCTGACGAACTAATTCTAGATACCGCCACAAGTTCTGAATCTCCTGAAATTTCTCTCGGCATCGACATCGCAATGAATATAGAGATTTCCGAAGAAGACACCGCAGTAAGGTCGGAGTTGAAGGATATGGTTGTAGAAAGTTCCTCAGAAGCTTCCGATATCGAGATGGACGTTGAGACGACTCTAGAACCTGCATCTCCAGAACCTGAGACTGAAGTTCCGGAAATAATTACAGATACTTCCGAGAATGCTACAATTTCAGTTCCGAAGATTCTAGAACCAATAAAACTAGTCACAGTACCTAGAATGCTTCCGAAAACTATCGAGAAACCTTGCAAGTCCAACAAACCCATCGCTCTAGGACGCAAAAGTTCCAACGCCAAGATGCCAGAAGTGATCGTCACGAAACCCGATTCTGAAGTTCTCGAAAGCCAGAACAGTTCCATGAATACTAGAACTTTGAGAAGTCGCACTGTTTCTATTAGTCCGTCACGGGTTCTGCCAAAAATTCGTAGAATTTCACCAACAAAAAATCTTCCAGAAGTTCCGCTGATATCTCCTGGAACTCTAGAAAATGACTCGAAGCCTTTAGAATCTAGAATC TTCGTTCCTGGAAGTTCAGTTCCTGGAACAGCAACTCTTGAAAACTCAGTTCCTGGATCAGTGACTCTTGAAAACTCAGTTCCTGGAACATCCGTTCCTAGAACCATGGAACCACCATTAACAACTGAAATCTTACTAAAAAATTCCGATTCTCATTCAGAAAATTCAAATGTTCCAAATGAACATCAACGCCAAAGAAGCATCCAGAACCTTCTAGATTTCTACCTCTTGACAAGAACCACGCCTGTGATCATCCAGAACTCTGGCTTGCACAGAAATGTTGCCATAATGCTGTCAGACTCCGCGACGAAGAAAATCATAACCGAGTTCCAGCGATTTCTAGACTCCGAATGGACTTGCGAACTCAACAACAGTTTAATCGCGAACTTGAGAAACCTGGAACCCGTCAGCATCGCTAGTGCTCTTGTAGAAGTTCTGAAAGAACGCGCAGAACTACATGAACCTCTAAGTTACGAACACACGCCACCAGCGCCTCCTATGACTGTTTCTCAGCATAAGTTCATCGGGTTCTTGGCCAAATTCGAAATTGAACGACCTGGAACCATGGAACACGTCATGGTTATCATTGCTCAATCATTGTTCAAGATTAAAACGAACAAAGACGACGATGAAATCGATGTCGAAGCTCTGCAGGCACTGTCTAGGTTCTTTATTTTGATTACCAAGATCAAGAAAGATCGGGAACGTGCTAGAATTTTCTTATGCGACGCCCTCTACGCTcttcagaaaaaaactttttatatcttACATATCTTTATGACTTGCTGGGCTGAAGTTATTCCACGTTATGACGAAAGTACCATGAGTTTTTTACCGAAAAGGGAAAATTTGACACAAAATGGCGGCCAGGGAACACAAAATGGCGGCTCTGAACAAGATGGCGGTCAAGTAAACCAAACTCCAAGCTTTTATAGCGAAATTAGTGAAACTTTACCTTTAAAGACTGTTGGAAGCCCAAATGGAGGACAAGGATCACAAAATGGCGGACGTGGACAAGATGGTGGACTAGGAACACAAAATGGAG atcCTACCAGTCAAAATGGCGGACAAGGAACACAAAATGGCCGCGGTAGACAAAATGATGTGATAGAAACccggaaaaaatatttagtaattagtATCGCGactgttattaaaaatcacCGAGATCATTCGAAAAACGATAAcataagtcaaaaaattattaatgtaaaaagATTACTCAAAACTTTGTACAATTATCCCGATGAGTTTATAAGTACGAAGGTAATCGAGAATTTGTTGGAAGCGCTAAAGGTCAAGAGAGACAACAGCTGTTTAATAGCCGCCATTGTTCTGCTCGCCAAGAGAGAGGGCTCGAATTGGACTTCTCAACATGTCGTGCCGAAGTTGGTCAAGATGGTCGACACAGGTGGCGCCAGAAATAACGCCTATGATATTTTAACGTTACTcg gtTATATTTTGCGACCATTCCCACTAAACGATGAAAGCAAACAAGTAGAGAACGTTATCAACCGATTATGTCAGATTTTAGACGCCAAAACTg accCAGTTGAATTTCAAGAAGGAGCCGCAATGGCGCTAATGTCGCTCGCGAGAAACAATTTTGCCAAAAGTGCGCCGACACTTCTCAGATGGCGCCCCAGTCGGCCAATCACAGGCGAGCTAAAGACTAAGCTCCAGCACTGGTTCGAGTCGAGGACACCGCAATATTGGAACCAGTTCCTCAAAAATAATGACCTCACAGTTGGAAAAGGGTCCaagttgaaataa